In Qipengyuania psychrotolerans, one DNA window encodes the following:
- a CDS encoding pyruvate dehydrogenase complex dihydrolipoamide acetyltransferase, with translation MPTPIKMPALSPTMEEGTLAKWLVKPGDKVEAGDIMAEIETDKATMEFEAVDEGTIASIAVEEGAEGVKVGTVIAMLAEEGEDIDEAAAAAPTGGDDKAETAREEKVEQEEKRVEAPAPAPAPAPTGAKSHDGERIKVSPLARRIAEDKGLDLSSITGSGPGGRIVKADVEDAKPGSAPAKEAAAPAPAPAKPATQGGDLDAPYEAQKLNNVRKVIARRLTEAKQTIPHIYLTVDVRLDALLGLRSELNKSLEADGIKLSVNDLLIKAQARALQRVPLCNVSFQGDELYQYTREDISVAVAAPSGLITPIIRDAGRKGLAQISAEMKELAGKARDGKLQPHEFQGGTASLSNLGMFGTKQFDAVINPPQAMILAVGAGEQRPHVIDGALGVATVMSATGSFDHRAIDGADGAQFMQAFQQLVENPMGLVV, from the coding sequence ATGCCCACGCCGATCAAGATGCCCGCCCTTTCGCCAACCATGGAAGAAGGCACGCTCGCCAAATGGCTAGTGAAGCCCGGTGACAAGGTCGAGGCCGGCGACATCATGGCCGAAATCGAGACCGACAAGGCGACGATGGAATTCGAAGCTGTGGATGAAGGCACGATTGCCAGCATCGCAGTAGAAGAAGGCGCCGAGGGCGTGAAGGTCGGCACGGTCATCGCCATGCTTGCCGAAGAGGGCGAGGATATCGACGAGGCTGCTGCTGCCGCGCCCACTGGCGGCGATGACAAGGCCGAAACCGCGCGCGAGGAAAAAGTCGAACAGGAAGAGAAGCGCGTCGAAGCACCCGCTCCTGCTCCGGCACCAGCACCAACCGGTGCAAAGAGCCATGACGGCGAGCGCATCAAGGTCTCGCCACTTGCGCGCCGGATTGCCGAGGACAAGGGTCTCGATCTTTCGAGCATCACCGGATCGGGTCCGGGCGGCCGCATTGTGAAGGCCGATGTCGAGGATGCGAAACCGGGCTCAGCTCCTGCCAAGGAAGCCGCTGCTCCCGCGCCCGCTCCGGCCAAACCCGCCACGCAGGGCGGCGATCTGGATGCGCCGTACGAAGCGCAGAAGCTCAACAATGTCCGCAAGGTTATCGCGCGCCGCCTGACCGAAGCGAAGCAAACCATCCCGCACATCTACCTCACCGTGGACGTACGCCTCGATGCGCTGCTGGGGCTGCGCAGCGAACTCAACAAGAGCCTCGAGGCGGACGGCATCAAGCTGTCGGTCAACGACCTGCTCATCAAAGCGCAGGCCCGCGCGCTGCAACGCGTGCCGCTGTGCAATGTCAGCTTCCAGGGCGACGAGCTTTACCAGTACACGCGCGAGGATATCTCGGTCGCCGTGGCCGCGCCTTCGGGCCTGATCACGCCGATCATCCGCGATGCAGGCCGCAAGGGCCTCGCGCAGATCTCCGCCGAGATGAAGGAACTTGCAGGCAAGGCGCGCGACGGCAAGCTGCAGCCGCATGAGTTCCAGGGCGGCACCGCCTCGCTCTCGAACCTCGGCATGTTCGGCACCAAGCAGTTCGACGCGGTAATCAACCCGCCGCAGGCGATGATCCTCGCCGTCGGCGCAGGCGAGCAGCGTCCGCATGTGATCGACGGCGCACTGGGTGTCGCCACCGTGATGAGCGCCACCGGCAGCTTCGACCACCGCGCCATCGACGGCGCAGACGGCGCGCAGTTCATGCAGGCCTTCCAGCAACTGGTCGAGAACCCGATGGGGCTGGTGGTTTGA
- a CDS encoding universal stress protein, producing the protein MRTYLVVMDETEESKQALRFASLRAQKTNGSVHILALVPQQTFNAFGGVQATIEQEARERAEVLANSAAGNIFGEMGKMPVIAVRPGSPAEVIRKYLEEHGEIAALVLGTAKDGGKDPLVSYFSSRANELPCPLYLIPGNLTRERLDELV; encoded by the coding sequence ATGCGTACTTACCTGGTCGTGATGGACGAAACCGAGGAATCGAAACAAGCGCTGCGATTTGCGTCGCTGCGCGCACAGAAGACCAATGGTTCCGTGCACATCCTTGCACTGGTTCCGCAGCAGACATTCAACGCTTTCGGCGGGGTCCAGGCCACCATCGAACAGGAAGCGCGTGAACGTGCCGAAGTGCTGGCCAACAGCGCTGCCGGGAACATCTTCGGGGAAATGGGGAAGATGCCGGTGATCGCCGTGCGTCCCGGATCGCCTGCAGAAGTTATCCGCAAGTATCTGGAAGAGCACGGCGAAATCGCCGCCCTTGTGCTGGGCACAGCCAAGGACGGAGGCAAGGATCCGCTGGTCAGCTATTTCTCGAGCAGGGCCAACGAACTGCCCTGCCCGCTATATCTCATTCCCGGCAATTTGACGCGGGAACGGCTGGACGAACTGGTCTAG